One region of Terricaulis silvestris genomic DNA includes:
- a CDS encoding PAS domain-containing sensor histidine kinase, with product MSNGKSLEANAGVQPERSTRPFMWLVFLFVSAFAAATSAQIKAHHDDAATTIVAAQRSAAALIAERVNANFAVAMGASAGVADLARSSGGAGAAAIVSAASQAPPVSAAAIVNRAGQIEAITDPSQASLAAAAVRSADGAQVWSGAPDMGELATAPTIVRQIGDRHLVTVIDPARLLPDLDVNARVLIASESGTVLYASPALQQAGARAQQQVLAATRQQRALIRDGDGGAWAAAEGAAQIGSLRVLAASPAPTEISLWLAALLRFALVAAAPMAAMGVLYLLMRQNAQRARFAEAEVVRAETHFRIAADGAKVGVLEWRANADEVQLSEQAARLLGAPRDTMALQDLLELIVNEDRFAVDEEFRRAKTSGLLDARFRVARGNGMAWIEARGAAVEDSSGRVQTRLFATVVDTTQRYEAEARVSRLEHQLRAALENFSGPFALWDSRRRLLLWNQSFAEAFKLGPELLRPRASYEAIAAAAAANIRREKHDPTNPDVRIIELTNGDWLHIVERRAADGGIITVGVDISPLKKKEEELARNERRLSDALSRAEGQEYRIKALAREAHEERAKAEEASRAKSTFLANMSHELRTPLNAVIGFSEIMAKELFGPIGNPQYKQYSTDIFDSGNHLLELINDILDMAKIEAGKLTLSPRPLDPSVAIEQAVRLTKRKAEEKGLSVVVDAEELPEIEADHRAVKQILLNLLSNAVKFTDTGAIMVHARGNNAGLTLRVVDTGCGIPPEHLPRLARPFEQVEQELTRTNAGTGLGLALTKSLAEMHGGKLAIQSEVGRGTIVTITLPRTFGGHREPEATAAE from the coding sequence GTGTCGAACGGAAAGAGCTTGGAAGCGAACGCGGGCGTGCAGCCCGAGCGGAGTACGCGCCCCTTCATGTGGCTCGTGTTCCTGTTCGTGTCTGCGTTCGCCGCCGCGACGTCGGCGCAAATCAAAGCGCACCACGATGATGCCGCCACCACGATCGTCGCCGCGCAACGCTCCGCCGCCGCGCTGATCGCGGAACGCGTGAACGCGAACTTCGCCGTGGCGATGGGCGCGAGCGCGGGTGTTGCGGACTTGGCGCGCAGTTCGGGCGGTGCGGGCGCCGCGGCAATCGTCAGCGCCGCCTCACAAGCGCCGCCGGTGAGTGCTGCCGCGATCGTGAACCGCGCCGGTCAGATCGAGGCCATCACCGATCCCTCGCAAGCCAGCCTCGCGGCAGCAGCCGTGCGCAGCGCAGATGGCGCGCAGGTCTGGAGCGGCGCACCCGATATGGGTGAACTCGCCACCGCGCCGACCATCGTGCGCCAGATCGGGGACCGCCACCTCGTCACAGTGATCGACCCAGCGCGGTTGCTTCCCGACCTCGACGTCAATGCGCGCGTGCTGATCGCATCGGAGTCCGGCACGGTGCTCTATGCTTCGCCTGCACTGCAGCAAGCCGGCGCGCGCGCGCAGCAGCAAGTGCTCGCCGCGACGCGCCAGCAGCGCGCGCTCATTCGCGATGGCGATGGCGGCGCGTGGGCCGCGGCGGAAGGCGCAGCACAAATCGGCTCGCTCCGCGTGCTCGCGGCGTCGCCGGCGCCGACGGAGATCTCGCTCTGGCTCGCGGCGCTGTTGCGCTTTGCGCTGGTGGCTGCTGCACCGATGGCGGCCATGGGCGTGCTCTATCTGCTGATGCGCCAAAATGCGCAGCGTGCGCGTTTCGCGGAAGCCGAAGTTGTGCGCGCGGAGACGCATTTCCGCATCGCCGCCGACGGCGCCAAGGTCGGTGTGCTGGAATGGCGCGCGAACGCAGACGAGGTGCAATTGTCGGAACAGGCCGCGCGCCTGCTCGGCGCGCCGCGCGATACCATGGCGCTGCAGGACTTGTTGGAGCTCATCGTCAACGAGGACCGCTTCGCCGTCGACGAAGAATTCCGCCGCGCCAAAACGTCCGGACTGCTGGATGCGCGCTTCCGCGTGGCGCGTGGCAACGGCATGGCGTGGATCGAAGCGCGCGGAGCGGCGGTCGAGGATTCCAGTGGCCGGGTGCAGACACGCCTGTTCGCCACCGTGGTCGACACGACGCAGCGCTACGAAGCCGAAGCGCGCGTTTCGCGGCTTGAGCATCAGCTCCGCGCGGCGCTGGAGAACTTCTCCGGCCCATTCGCGCTTTGGGACTCCCGCCGGCGCCTGCTGCTCTGGAATCAGAGCTTCGCCGAAGCCTTCAAGCTCGGCCCCGAATTGCTGCGCCCACGCGCCTCCTACGAAGCCATCGCGGCGGCGGCGGCGGCGAATATCCGGCGCGAGAAGCACGATCCGACCAACCCGGACGTGCGCATCATCGAACTCACCAATGGCGATTGGCTGCATATCGTCGAGCGCCGCGCCGCTGATGGCGGCATCATCACGGTGGGCGTTGATATTTCGCCGCTGAAGAAGAAGGAAGAAGAGCTGGCGCGCAACGAACGCCGGCTCTCGGACGCGCTCTCGCGCGCCGAAGGCCAGGAATACCGGATCAAGGCGCTGGCGCGCGAAGCGCATGAAGAGCGCGCTAAGGCGGAAGAAGCCAGCCGCGCCAAGTCAACGTTCCTGGCCAATATGAGCCACGAACTGCGCACGCCGCTCAACGCGGTGATCGGCTTCTCCGAGATCATGGCGAAGGAGCTGTTCGGGCCGATCGGCAACCCACAGTACAAGCAATACTCGACCGACATCTTCGACAGCGGCAACCACCTACTCGAATTGATCAACGACATCCTGGACATGGCGAAGATCGAAGCCGGCAAGTTGACGCTCTCACCGCGCCCGCTCGATCCGAGCGTGGCGATCGAGCAGGCTGTGCGGCTGACCAAGCGCAAGGCGGAGGAGAAAGGTCTCTCTGTCGTCGTCGATGCCGAAGAACTGCCGGAGATCGAAGCGGATCACCGCGCGGTGAAGCAGATCCTGCTGAACCTGCTCTCAAACGCCGTGAAGTTCACGGACACGGGCGCGATCATGGTGCACGCGCGCGGGAACAACGCGGGGCTGACGTTACGCGTCGTCGATACCGGTTGCGGCATCCCTCCCGAGCATTTGCCTCGCCTGGCGCGGCCGTTCGAGCAAGTCGAACAAGAGCTGACGCGCACGAACGCCGGCACTGGGCTCGGTCTCGCGCTCACCAAGTCGCTCGCGGAAATGCACGGCGGTAAGCTTGCGATCCAAAGCGAAGTGGGACGCGGCACGATCGTGACGATCACCCTGCCGCGCACATTCGGCGGCCATCGCGAACCGGAAGCCACCGCAGCCGAGTAA
- a CDS encoding periplasmic heavy metal sensor, translating into MSDKPFPWRTLLFISVAFNLIVVGAVAGAYGAGVRVQRDAPEAAVTRMPGARAFIVAMPSETTRAAMRSKLADSWVESRTARSTASQARREAFDAAAAEPYDVERVRAAFARLREADQAAIGVIHDDVVEAFGQLTPAERRAAIDALRRARPARRAALAPAGDLAGEEAAPVRERWQERREEIRERRRERRERRQQQ; encoded by the coding sequence ATGAGCGACAAACCGTTCCCATGGCGAACGCTGCTGTTCATCTCAGTGGCGTTCAACCTGATCGTAGTCGGCGCCGTGGCAGGCGCTTATGGCGCGGGCGTGCGGGTCCAACGCGACGCGCCCGAAGCGGCAGTCACGCGCATGCCCGGCGCGCGCGCTTTTATCGTGGCGATGCCGAGCGAAACGACCCGCGCCGCGATGCGAAGCAAGCTGGCCGATAGTTGGGTCGAGTCACGCACAGCGCGCAGCACAGCGAGTCAAGCGCGTCGCGAGGCGTTCGACGCAGCGGCGGCCGAGCCGTACGATGTCGAGCGTGTGCGTGCTGCGTTCGCGCGCTTGCGTGAAGCCGATCAAGCCGCGATCGGCGTCATTCACGACGACGTCGTCGAAGCGTTCGGACAGCTAACACCGGCGGAGCGTCGCGCTGCCATTGACGCGCTACGTCGCGCGCGGCCGGCGCGCCGCGCCGCCTTGGCGCCCGCTGGCGACCTGGCGGGCGAGGAGGCGGCGCCCGTGCGCGAGCGGTGGCAGGAACGGCGCGAGGAAATACGCGAGCGGCGTCGGGAACGGCGCGAGCGCCGCCAGCAGCAATAA
- a CDS encoding RNA polymerase sigma factor translates to MIDPDAELVRNAGAGDAQAASALVRRHLPRMVGLARRMLNDAAEAEDVAQDVFLRVWREAPRWKPGAAKFETWMHRVALNLCYDRLRRRREKSDPDAGVYVADRAPLASDQWLARQRSQKVHAALADLPERQRAALELVHFQELTNIAAAETLEISVEALESLLARGRRALKAALADVAQDLIGDADGASRV, encoded by the coding sequence GTGATCGACCCGGACGCCGAACTAGTCCGGAACGCGGGGGCGGGCGACGCCCAAGCCGCGTCCGCACTCGTGCGCCGTCACTTGCCGCGCATGGTCGGCCTCGCCCGCCGCATGCTGAACGACGCCGCCGAGGCCGAGGACGTGGCGCAGGACGTGTTTCTCCGCGTCTGGCGCGAGGCGCCGCGCTGGAAACCGGGTGCGGCCAAGTTCGAAACCTGGATGCACCGCGTCGCGCTCAATCTCTGCTACGACCGCCTGCGCCGCCGCCGCGAAAAATCCGATCCGGATGCCGGCGTTTACGTCGCCGACCGCGCGCCGCTCGCGAGCGATCAATGGCTGGCGCGACAGCGTTCGCAGAAAGTGCACGCGGCGCTTGCCGACCTGCCGGAGCGCCAGCGCGCGGCGTTGGAGCTGGTGCACTTTCAGGAACTGACAAACATTGCCGCGGCGGAAACGCTGGAAATCAGCGTTGAAGCTTTGGAGTCGCTGCTCGCGCGCGGACGGCGCGCGCTGAAGGCGGCGCTCGCCGACGTGGCTCAAGATCTAATCGGGGACGCCGACGGCGCCTCGCGGGTGTGA
- a CDS encoding bifunctional [glutamine synthetase] adenylyltransferase/[glutamine synthetase]-adenylyl-L-tyrosine phosphorylase — MSGVGPALARGAAPASFGASPWAGALAALTDHAPYLKRLFERRPDLLDQPDSQWPERLLAQAIADARSIEQDPPPIEEGMRALRRAKDAVHLAAAVADLARVWPLERVTGALTDFADASLRAALALGARESIARGDIVASPANDDVGPVPGFALIAMGKMGAGELNYSSDIDFSVFFDPELLAVAQAKEPRVAAVRLVAPMVRALEEVTADGYVFRTDLRLRPDPGSTPVAVSIASAEHYYQNLGQNWERAAFIKARAAAGDRSCGRAFLASLEPFIWRKHLDYAAVEDVHSIKRQILSAHKSAELGDPVFDVKLGRGGIRDIELFAQTQQLILGGRSKALRTRRTLAALDALVDAGAITADARTALHDAYVFFRDVEHRIQMLEDAQTHKVPGDRETRAHVAALAGFESLDAFDKALIDQRRIVSDIDHQLFGRGDSLADPLGSLIFTGVEDHAETLATIEKLGFAHSAFVSQTIRGWHHGRIRAMRSERARELLTRLTPRLLRAIATAGEPDQAFARFTSFFAGLSAGVQVLALLDARPALLDLLARLFTLAPRLADALARQPALLDALIEPRFTVPFGQDEPGRKRAELQAQLADTGSFEAKLNAARRYHREEAFRIGVQVLQGISLAAEVGPAQSDLAEACVIAMVDAALAETERQYGKQPGAFVVLALGKFGGSELAERSDLDLMLVYDAPVEAASAASDFYTRLTQRLISALSAPTEEGALYDIDTKLRPSGSKGPVAVRLSSFERYYAEEAWTWELQALTRARPVAGDEQLNARVMASVRAALARTRDAAKVAADVADMRGRMERERRGRGAWDLKLAPGGFVDIEFIAQALQLIHAAAAPQIVAANTGEALERLTAAGLLSQEAGDRLANTWRMLSDLQQLLRIAVDGEFSPEAAPAPLSARIAALLGAETVEEAERRLSALQQAVRADFAQIVGSPGDGSAPLVRS; from the coding sequence GTGAGCGGCGTTGGCCCCGCGCTCGCGCGTGGCGCCGCGCCAGCGTCCTTTGGCGCCTCGCCCTGGGCTGGCGCCTTAGCGGCGCTGACCGATCACGCACCGTACTTGAAGCGGCTGTTTGAACGCCGTCCCGACCTGCTCGATCAACCTGACTCGCAATGGCCTGAGCGCCTGCTTGCCCAGGCGATCGCAGATGCGCGTTCGATCGAGCAAGACCCGCCACCAATCGAAGAAGGCATGCGCGCGCTTCGCCGCGCGAAGGACGCTGTACATCTCGCTGCCGCCGTCGCCGATCTCGCGCGCGTCTGGCCGCTCGAACGCGTGACCGGTGCGCTGACGGACTTCGCCGACGCTTCGCTGCGCGCCGCTCTGGCGCTCGGCGCCCGCGAGAGCATCGCGCGCGGCGACATCGTCGCTTCGCCGGCGAACGATGACGTTGGCCCAGTCCCAGGCTTCGCGCTCATCGCCATGGGCAAGATGGGAGCGGGTGAACTCAACTATTCCAGCGACATCGACTTCTCGGTGTTCTTCGATCCTGAGTTGCTGGCCGTCGCACAAGCCAAGGAGCCGCGCGTTGCCGCGGTTCGTCTAGTTGCGCCAATGGTGCGCGCGTTGGAAGAAGTCACGGCTGACGGCTACGTTTTCCGCACGGACCTGCGCCTGCGCCCCGATCCGGGCTCAACGCCAGTCGCCGTCTCGATCGCGTCAGCCGAGCACTACTACCAAAACCTCGGCCAGAACTGGGAACGCGCCGCCTTCATCAAAGCCCGCGCCGCGGCTGGTGATCGCAGCTGCGGCCGCGCGTTCCTCGCCTCACTCGAACCCTTCATCTGGCGCAAGCATCTCGACTATGCCGCGGTCGAAGACGTCCATTCGATCAAGCGCCAAATCCTCTCCGCGCACAAAAGCGCCGAACTCGGCGATCCCGTGTTCGACGTAAAGCTCGGCCGCGGCGGCATCCGTGACATCGAGCTCTTCGCGCAAACCCAACAACTCATCCTCGGTGGCCGCAGCAAGGCGCTGCGGACACGACGGACACTCGCCGCCCTCGATGCGTTGGTCGATGCAGGCGCGATCACGGCTGACGCGCGCACGGCGTTGCATGACGCGTACGTGTTCTTCCGCGACGTCGAACATCGCATCCAGATGCTGGAAGACGCGCAGACCCATAAAGTGCCGGGCGACAGGGAAACGCGCGCCCACGTCGCCGCGCTCGCCGGGTTCGAAAGCCTCGATGCCTTCGACAAGGCGCTGATCGATCAGCGCCGCATCGTCTCGGATATCGACCATCAATTGTTCGGTCGTGGCGACAGCTTGGCCGATCCGCTCGGCAGTCTCATTTTCACCGGCGTTGAGGATCACGCCGAGACACTCGCAACGATCGAAAAACTGGGATTCGCCCATTCCGCCTTCGTCAGCCAAACCATCCGCGGCTGGCACCATGGCCGCATCCGCGCCATGCGTTCCGAGCGCGCCCGTGAGTTGCTGACACGGCTGACGCCGCGCTTGCTCCGCGCCATCGCAACTGCGGGCGAACCCGATCAGGCCTTCGCCCGCTTTACGTCCTTCTTCGCAGGGCTATCCGCCGGCGTTCAAGTGCTGGCGTTGCTCGATGCCCGTCCGGCGTTGCTCGATTTGCTCGCGCGCTTATTCACCCTGGCGCCGCGCCTGGCCGACGCGCTGGCGCGCCAACCGGCTCTGCTCGACGCGCTGATTGAGCCGCGTTTCACCGTGCCGTTCGGTCAGGACGAACCGGGCCGCAAGCGCGCCGAGCTGCAAGCACAACTGGCGGACACGGGCAGCTTTGAAGCCAAACTCAACGCTGCGCGCCGCTACCATCGCGAGGAGGCGTTCCGGATCGGCGTGCAAGTGCTTCAAGGCATATCGTTGGCGGCGGAAGTAGGCCCGGCGCAATCCGATCTCGCCGAGGCGTGCGTGATCGCGATGGTAGACGCGGCGCTCGCAGAGACCGAGCGCCAGTACGGCAAGCAACCCGGCGCCTTCGTTGTCTTGGCATTGGGCAAGTTCGGCGGCAGCGAATTGGCCGAGCGCTCCGATCTGGATCTGATGCTGGTCTACGACGCCCCTGTCGAGGCAGCCTCCGCCGCTTCGGACTTCTACACCCGCCTCACGCAACGCTTGATCAGCGCGCTATCGGCGCCGACCGAGGAAGGCGCGCTTTACGACATCGACACCAAGCTCCGCCCGTCCGGCTCGAAAGGTCCGGTTGCGGTGCGCCTGTCCTCGTTCGAGCGCTACTACGCCGAAGAAGCTTGGACGTGGGAGTTGCAGGCGCTCACCCGCGCACGGCCCGTCGCGGGCGATGAGCAACTGAACGCGCGCGTGATGGCGTCTGTGCGTGCGGCGCTCGCCCGTACGCGCGACGCCGCCAAAGTCGCGGCCGATGTCGCCGACATGCGCGGACGGATGGAGCGCGAGCGCCGGGGCCGGGGCGCGTGGGATTTGAAGCTGGCGCCCGGCGGCTTCGTCGACATCGAGTTCATCGCCCAGGCGCTCCAGCTCATCCACGCCGCTGCGGCGCCCCAAATCGTGGCTGCGAACACAGGCGAAGCGCTCGAACGCCTGACGGCGGCAGGCCTGTTGAGCCAAGAGGCCGGCGACAGGCTGGCCAACACCTGGCGCATGTTGAGCGACCTCCAACAGCTGCTTCGGATCGCGGTCGATGGCGAGTTCTCGCCCGAAGCCGCGCCCGCGCCGCTTTCGGCACGCATCGCCGCGCTGCTGGGCGCCGAGACCGTGGAAGAGGCCGAGCGGCGCCTGAGCGCCTTGCAACAAGCCGTCCGCGCCGATTTCGCGCAGATAGTTGGCTCGCCCGGCGACGGATCGGCGCCGCTGGTGCGTTCATAG